A single region of the Plantactinospora soyae genome encodes:
- a CDS encoding LacI family DNA-binding transcriptional regulator — translation MKRPTIADVARRAGVSKGAVSYALNGQPGVSDATRQRILAIAQEIGFNPNSAARALSGASANAVGLALCRPARILGIEPFFMELISGVEAELSARSYALTLQVVANPEAEIAVYRRWWGERRVDGVLVCDLRLDDRRVPVLEELNLPAVIIGGPGHSGELAHIWSDEAAALTEVVEYLVALGHRRIARVGGLPGLLHTEIRTEAFGTVCRQLGLERTITVSSDYSGEEGARATRRLLSSADRPTAIVYDNDVMAIAGLSVAQEMGLSVPNDVSIVAWDDSPLCQLVHPSLTALSRDIPAYGAHAAGRLLAAIAGKPLGDYQDETAHLIPRGSTAPPRPS, via the coding sequence GTGAAGCGGCCGACAATCGCGGATGTGGCCCGCCGGGCCGGCGTTTCCAAGGGCGCTGTGTCGTACGCCCTGAACGGGCAGCCCGGGGTTTCCGACGCCACTCGCCAACGCATTCTCGCGATCGCACAGGAGATCGGCTTCAACCCCAACAGCGCCGCCCGGGCACTCTCCGGAGCCAGCGCCAACGCGGTCGGCCTCGCCCTCTGCCGGCCCGCCCGGATCCTCGGCATCGAGCCGTTCTTCATGGAGTTGATCAGCGGTGTGGAGGCGGAGCTCTCGGCCCGGTCGTACGCGCTGACCCTTCAGGTGGTGGCGAACCCGGAGGCCGAGATCGCGGTCTACCGGCGCTGGTGGGGCGAGCGGCGGGTGGACGGCGTCCTCGTCTGCGACCTCCGGCTCGACGACCGTCGGGTGCCGGTCCTGGAGGAACTCAACCTGCCGGCCGTGATCATCGGGGGGCCGGGGCACAGCGGCGAACTGGCCCACATCTGGTCGGACGAGGCGGCGGCCCTGACCGAGGTGGTCGAATACCTGGTCGCGCTGGGACACCGGCGGATCGCCCGGGTCGGCGGCCTGCCGGGCCTGCTGCACACCGAGATCCGCACCGAGGCGTTCGGCACCGTCTGCCGGCAACTCGGCCTGGAACGCACGATCACGGTCTCCTCCGACTACAGCGGCGAGGAGGGCGCCCGGGCCACCCGACGCCTGCTCAGCTCCGCCGACCGGCCGACCGCGATCGTGTACGACAACGACGTGATGGCGATCGCCGGGCTCTCCGTGGCGCAGGAGATGGGGCTGAGTGTGCCGAACGACGTCTCCATCGTCGCCTGGGACGACTCGCCGCTGTGCCAGCTCGTACATCCGTCGCTGACCGCGCTCAGCCGGGACATCCCGGCGTACGGCGCACACGCCGCCGGCCGGCTGCTCGCCGCCATCGCCGGCAAGCCGCTCGGCGACTACCAGGACGAGACCGCCCACCTGATTCCACGCGGCAGCACCGCCCCACCCCGACCCTCCTGA
- a CDS encoding glycoside hydrolase family 2 protein — MTSWQSLHDGWFLTAVAGPEIPDPVAAARVPATVPGCVHTDLLAADLIPDPYLDDNELRLSWIGHTDWCYETTFGWAGDDGADRVELVCAGLDTVATITLNDVEIGRTANMHRGYRFDVRELLRVGDNVLRIRFDSAHRYAQEQRERLGDRPAAYSDPFNFIRKMACNFGWDWGPSLVTAGIWQEIGLRTWRTARLADVRPLVTVTGREGRVEVRVEVDRADGDSGAEPLTVRATVAGVAAEMVLPPGQRVAELTLAVADPDLWWPRGYGEQPRYPLDVTLHAGERELDRWQRRIGFRSVRLDTAPDEYGSAFTIVVNDLPIFARGVNWIPDDCFPHRVTRERYAQRLGQACEANVNFLRIWGGGRYESEDFYDLADELGLLVGQDFLFSCAAYPEEEPFLGEVRAEATEQVTRLASHPSLVLWFGNNENIWGWHDWGWQEQLAGRTWGAGYYFELLPGIVADVDPTRPYWPGSPWSGRHDVHPNESGYGSMHIWTVWNQLDYVHYRDYLPRFVAEFGYQGPAAYATIRRAISDERLVVDSPAMAHRQKAEGGGEKLARGLAAHLPAPRDFDDWHYLTQVNQARATSLGIEHMRSYRPICMGSVVWQLNDCWPVTSWAAVDGDGRRKPLWYALRRAYADRLLTVQPRDDGLALVAVNDGGDPWTGRVDVTRLTLTGEPRAKTSIELAVPPYSSMTWPLPADVGSSDEPRAELLLADPGDAGDRTFWFFAEDHELAYPPAGYDATVEPLPDGVRVRVTARTVLRDLVLAPDRLDPAAVVDEALVTLLPGESTTFTVRSAQRLDPAALTARPVLRCVNDMVPDTAAHR; from the coding sequence GTGACGTCCTGGCAGAGCCTGCACGACGGTTGGTTCCTGACGGCGGTGGCCGGCCCGGAGATCCCGGACCCGGTCGCGGCGGCCCGGGTTCCGGCCACGGTGCCCGGCTGTGTGCATACCGATCTGCTCGCCGCCGACCTGATCCCGGACCCGTACCTCGACGACAACGAACTCCGGCTGAGCTGGATCGGTCACACCGACTGGTGCTACGAGACCACCTTCGGCTGGGCCGGCGACGACGGGGCGGACCGGGTCGAGCTGGTCTGCGCCGGCCTGGACACGGTCGCGACGATCACGCTCAACGACGTCGAGATCGGTCGTACCGCCAACATGCACCGGGGATACCGGTTCGACGTACGCGAACTGCTGCGGGTCGGCGACAACGTGCTGCGGATCAGGTTCGACTCGGCCCACCGCTACGCCCAGGAGCAGCGGGAACGGCTCGGTGACCGGCCGGCGGCGTACTCCGATCCGTTCAACTTCATCCGCAAGATGGCCTGCAACTTCGGTTGGGACTGGGGCCCGTCGCTGGTCACCGCCGGAATCTGGCAGGAGATCGGGCTGCGGACCTGGCGGACCGCGCGGCTCGCCGACGTCCGGCCGCTGGTCACGGTGACCGGTCGGGAGGGCCGGGTGGAGGTCCGGGTCGAGGTCGACCGGGCCGACGGCGACTCCGGCGCCGAGCCGCTCACGGTCCGGGCCACGGTCGCCGGGGTGGCCGCCGAGATGGTGCTGCCGCCGGGCCAACGCGTCGCCGAACTGACCCTTGCCGTCGCCGACCCCGACCTGTGGTGGCCCCGGGGGTACGGCGAGCAGCCGCGCTACCCGCTGGACGTGACCCTGCACGCCGGGGAGCGGGAGCTGGACCGCTGGCAACGGCGGATCGGCTTCCGCTCGGTACGCCTGGACACCGCGCCCGACGAGTACGGCTCGGCGTTCACCATCGTGGTCAACGATCTGCCGATCTTCGCCCGGGGCGTCAACTGGATCCCGGACGACTGCTTTCCACACCGGGTCACCCGGGAGCGCTACGCACAGCGGCTCGGCCAGGCCTGCGAGGCGAACGTCAACTTCCTGCGCATCTGGGGCGGCGGGCGGTACGAGTCGGAGGACTTCTACGACCTCGCCGACGAACTGGGCCTGCTGGTCGGGCAGGACTTTCTCTTCTCCTGCGCCGCGTACCCGGAGGAGGAGCCGTTCCTCGGCGAGGTCCGGGCGGAGGCGACCGAGCAGGTCACCCGGCTGGCCAGCCATCCGAGCCTGGTGCTCTGGTTCGGCAACAACGAGAACATCTGGGGCTGGCACGACTGGGGCTGGCAGGAACAGCTCGCCGGCCGGACCTGGGGTGCCGGCTACTACTTCGAGCTGCTGCCCGGGATCGTGGCCGACGTCGACCCGACCCGGCCGTACTGGCCGGGCAGCCCGTGGTCGGGGCGGCACGACGTGCACCCGAACGAGTCCGGGTACGGCAGCATGCACATCTGGACGGTGTGGAACCAGCTCGACTACGTCCACTACCGCGACTACCTGCCCCGGTTCGTCGCCGAGTTCGGCTACCAGGGACCGGCCGCGTACGCGACGATCCGGCGGGCGATCTCCGACGAGCGGCTGGTCGTGGACTCGCCCGCGATGGCGCACCGGCAGAAGGCCGAGGGCGGCGGGGAGAAGCTGGCCCGGGGGCTGGCTGCGCACCTGCCGGCCCCACGCGACTTCGACGACTGGCACTACCTGACCCAGGTCAACCAGGCCCGCGCCACCAGCCTCGGGATCGAACACATGCGCTCGTACCGGCCGATCTGCATGGGCAGCGTGGTCTGGCAGCTCAACGACTGCTGGCCGGTCACCTCCTGGGCGGCCGTGGACGGCGACGGGCGGCGCAAACCCCTCTGGTACGCGCTGCGCCGGGCGTACGCCGATCGGCTGTTGACCGTGCAGCCGAGGGACGACGGGCTGGCCCTGGTGGCGGTGAACGACGGCGGCGATCCGTGGACCGGTCGGGTCGACGTGACCCGGCTGACCCTGACCGGTGAGCCCAGGGCCAAGACGTCGATCGAGTTGGCGGTGCCGCCGTACTCGTCGATGACCTGGCCGTTGCCGGCGGACGTCGGCAGCTCGGACGAGCCGCGCGCCGAACTGCTGCTCGCCGATCCCGGTGATGCCGGCGACCGGACCTTCTGGTTCTTCGCCGAGGACCACGAGCTGGCCTACCCACCGGCCGGGTACGACGCCACGGTCGAGCCGCTGCCGGACGGCGTACGGGTCCGGGTGACCGCCCGGACGGTGCTGCGCGACCTGGTTCTCGCCCCGGATCGGCTCGATCCGGCGGCGGTGGTCGACGAGGCGCTGGTCACGCTGCTGCCGGGGGAGTCGACCACGTTCACCGTACGGTCCGCTCAGCGACTTGACCCGGCGGCGCTCACCGCCCGTCCGGTGCTCCGTTGCGTCAACGACATGGTTCCCGACACCGCTGCGCACCGCTGA
- a CDS encoding cellulase family glycosylhydrolase has translation MKRRATIALALAGLLLAAQPAPSFAAPPGQGGQANQSAGFVVRKGDQLMLDGKRFRFAGTNNYYLMYKSRTMVDDVFADARAAGFTVLRHWGFLDIGNSDGSDSVAGKSDGVYFQYWDGAKPAYNDGPDGLERLDYVLYAARQAGIKLVIPLTNNWRDFGGMDQYVRWRGGQYHDEFYSDPVIRGWYKDWISHVLNRTNTLTGVAYKDDPTVMTWELGNEPRCKGSGVYPMSPTCTPEVLTGWADEMTRHIKSVDRRHLASVGDEGFYCDDPASSDWTVNCGEGVDSLALTRLPAVDVVSYHLYPDHWGKDAAWGVEWIKRHNRDARRLGKPVMLGEFGYVDKATRNPVYQRWTDAFIETGGSGFLYWILSGIQDDGTPYPDYDGYTVYCPSPVCTTLSNAGEELTRGQRARPPVADHDNAVTESGTPVALTPAANDIAYRTKVRAASIDLDPATAGQQREVTVPGGKFALDPGTGAVTFTPADDFQGRAVARYTIRDQSGRTSNAADLTVTVKPAPGDPILIASWETGLEGWAPGNWQTDAGTLAPTADFHTNGSAGLRVAATGGGWFGVTLPNPVDLSAKATLRYDLRTGAAAGTSSAIALQTGPEYAWCQSTFGWVPQSTETTVVADLLTEMSCDAAALADVRGILIWVSPGDFDLDHLRAE, from the coding sequence ATGAAGCGTCGTGCCACCATCGCGCTGGCCCTGGCCGGGCTGCTGCTCGCGGCCCAGCCGGCCCCGTCCTTCGCCGCCCCACCCGGACAGGGCGGCCAGGCGAACCAGTCCGCCGGGTTCGTGGTCCGCAAGGGCGACCAGTTGATGCTCGACGGCAAGCGGTTCCGGTTCGCCGGAACCAACAACTACTACCTGATGTACAAGTCCCGGACGATGGTCGACGACGTGTTCGCCGACGCCAGGGCCGCCGGATTCACCGTGCTGCGGCACTGGGGCTTCCTCGACATCGGCAACTCCGACGGCAGCGACTCGGTCGCCGGCAAGTCCGACGGCGTCTACTTCCAGTACTGGGACGGCGCGAAGCCGGCCTACAACGACGGGCCGGACGGCCTGGAACGGCTCGACTACGTCCTGTACGCCGCCCGGCAGGCCGGGATCAAGCTCGTCATCCCGCTGACCAACAACTGGCGGGACTTCGGCGGGATGGACCAGTACGTCCGCTGGCGCGGCGGGCAGTACCACGACGAGTTCTACAGCGACCCGGTGATCCGGGGCTGGTACAAGGACTGGATCTCGCACGTACTGAACCGGACCAACACGCTGACCGGGGTGGCGTACAAGGACGATCCGACGGTGATGACCTGGGAACTGGGCAACGAGCCGAGGTGCAAGGGCTCCGGCGTCTACCCGATGTCGCCGACCTGTACCCCCGAGGTGCTGACCGGCTGGGCGGACGAGATGACCCGGCACATCAAGTCGGTCGACCGCCGGCATTTGGCCAGCGTCGGCGACGAGGGCTTCTACTGCGACGACCCGGCCAGCTCGGACTGGACCGTCAACTGTGGCGAGGGCGTCGACAGCCTCGCCCTGACCCGGCTGCCGGCGGTGGACGTGGTGTCGTACCACCTCTATCCGGACCACTGGGGCAAGGACGCGGCCTGGGGCGTCGAGTGGATCAAGCGGCACAACCGGGACGCCCGGCGGCTCGGCAAGCCGGTGATGCTCGGCGAGTTCGGCTACGTCGACAAGGCGACCCGGAACCCGGTCTACCAACGGTGGACGGACGCGTTCATCGAGACCGGCGGCAGCGGGTTCCTCTACTGGATCCTCTCCGGTATCCAGGACGACGGCACGCCCTATCCGGACTACGACGGCTACACCGTCTACTGCCCGAGTCCGGTCTGCACCACGCTGAGCAACGCCGGTGAGGAACTGACCCGAGGTCAGCGGGCCCGACCGCCGGTCGCCGACCACGACAACGCGGTGACCGAGTCGGGTACGCCGGTGGCGCTGACCCCGGCCGCGAACGACATCGCGTACCGGACGAAGGTGCGGGCGGCCAGCATCGATCTCGATCCGGCCACCGCCGGCCAGCAGCGGGAAGTGACCGTTCCGGGCGGTAAATTCGCCCTCGACCCGGGTACGGGGGCGGTCACCTTCACCCCGGCCGACGACTTCCAGGGCCGGGCCGTCGCCCGGTACACCATCCGGGACCAGTCCGGGCGTACGTCGAACGCGGCCGACCTGACCGTGACGGTCAAGCCGGCGCCCGGAGATCCGATCCTGATCGCCTCCTGGGAGACCGGGCTCGAGGGTTGGGCACCGGGAAACTGGCAGACCGACGCCGGCACGCTGGCCCCGACCGCCGACTTCCACACCAACGGCTCGGCCGGACTGCGGGTCGCCGCGACCGGTGGCGGCTGGTTCGGGGTGACCCTGCCCAACCCGGTGGACCTGTCGGCGAAGGCGACCCTCCGGTACGACCTGCGGACCGGAGCGGCGGCCGGCACCTCCAGCGCGATCGCGTTGCAGACCGGACCGGAGTACGCCTGGTGCCAGTCCACCTTCGGCTGGGTACCGCAGAGCACCGAGACGACGGTGGTGGCCGACCTGCTCACCGAGATGTCCTGTGACGCGGCGGCGCTGGCCGACGTACGCGGGATCCTGATCTGGGTCAGCCCCGGCGACTTCGACCTGGACCACCTGCGCGCCGAGTGA
- a CDS encoding endo-1,4-beta-xylanase, which produces MTAFVTSLLLTMVGSVAFAAPAQAADRVVLANDFESGSYAPWGPRGAVTLGITAEGHESANSLSVTGRTANWQGTAIDATAMFEPGETYVISAWAKLPAGTTGPAGVHFTMEATPASGGDNTYTWVGDNVPTTAENWVRIGGSYTMPAGLAAANLYVEAEGSTPYLLDDISITTPEGGPEPGTVVIDTDFEDGLDGWGPRDGGPGAPTVGLTDVAHGGEAAALVSNRVNQGAGIGRDVSALFETGVTYEFRAWLRFAEGQPTDQIWLSLASTSGGSQSFSTLAQFDGITNTGWTEVTASFTMPAADSALLYFESRWQDGGTGNTSDFLLDDIVVRVPEPPVIEDLPPMHETTDFPMGVAIDSRETVGAAAQLLTRHFNNITPENHMKPEAWYDAERNFRPHDQAIALMDFARTNNLGVYGHVLVWHSQTPAWFFQDGAGAPLSTSAAHQQVLRDRLRTHVFAVAESLSDRYGPFGSATNPMRAFDVVNEVVADSGEFSDGLRRSEWYRILGEEYIDLAFRYADEAFNDVHAVAGADPVTLFINDYNTEQSGKQGRYKALVQRLIARGVPVDGVGHQFHVSLSTPVANLGTALAAFEDLPVIQAVTELDVTTGTPVTQANLIEQGYYFRDAFRVFRTYADDLFVVTVWGLTDGRSWRVGNGAPLVFDDNLRAKPAYHGAVDGELPARLRTANVFAGDVALSDTATTDLTWSKLPLHPVEDLAKFQLRWVKDHLTAFVTVSDAAASAGDQVSFVLGERTYTVARDGSGDVPAVAKERSGGYDIVAHLPLTDAAEGDTLTLDVRVGNDGRTAAWNAPGTLGTLGLVEELSYLEVTQARTAPVVDGAVDTAWADARAVSTAKAVSGADGAIATVRTLWRDQTLYVLAEVADPVVDVSGSDPWTRDSVEFYVDGGNVKNGPYRYDDTQIRINADNGVSFGTGDEAFQRGRLTSAAVRTDTGYTVEAAISLLEYGGLGTFHGLDFQVNDATGGARTAIRNWADQLGTGYQTTSRWGVGRLVGPADGNVDIVVKNSTQWNSDSGGGYCATIVATNKTDKPVDWYGYVELGGQIYTAWNFERQIQGDGSYRIHGGNWNKTLKPGASTFSVGYCANR; this is translated from the coding sequence ATGACCGCTTTTGTCACATCATTACTGCTCACCATGGTCGGTTCGGTCGCGTTCGCCGCCCCTGCCCAGGCTGCGGACCGGGTCGTCCTGGCCAACGATTTCGAGTCAGGTTCCTACGCCCCCTGGGGGCCGCGTGGAGCCGTCACTCTCGGGATAACGGCGGAGGGGCACGAGAGCGCGAATAGCCTCTCGGTTACCGGCCGTACCGCGAACTGGCAGGGTACGGCGATCGACGCGACCGCGATGTTCGAGCCCGGCGAGACGTACGTTATCAGTGCATGGGCGAAACTTCCGGCCGGTACCACCGGGCCGGCGGGTGTCCACTTCACGATGGAGGCCACCCCGGCCAGCGGCGGTGACAACACCTACACCTGGGTCGGCGACAACGTCCCCACCACCGCGGAGAACTGGGTACGGATCGGCGGCAGCTACACCATGCCCGCGGGCCTGGCCGCAGCCAACCTCTACGTGGAGGCCGAGGGCAGCACTCCGTACCTCTTGGACGACATCAGCATCACCACGCCGGAGGGCGGGCCGGAGCCCGGCACGGTCGTGATCGACACCGACTTCGAGGACGGGCTCGACGGGTGGGGGCCGCGCGACGGCGGACCCGGCGCCCCGACGGTCGGGCTGACCGACGTCGCGCACGGCGGCGAGGCCGCGGCCCTGGTCAGCAATCGGGTGAACCAGGGCGCCGGAATCGGCCGCGATGTGAGCGCGCTGTTCGAGACCGGCGTGACCTACGAGTTCCGCGCGTGGCTGCGGTTCGCCGAGGGACAGCCGACCGACCAGATCTGGCTCAGCCTCGCCAGCACGAGCGGCGGCAGCCAGTCGTTCAGCACGCTCGCCCAGTTCGACGGGATCACGAACACCGGCTGGACCGAGGTGACCGCGAGCTTCACGATGCCGGCGGCCGACAGCGCCCTGCTCTACTTCGAGTCCCGGTGGCAGGACGGCGGGACCGGAAACACCAGCGACTTCCTCCTCGACGACATCGTCGTACGGGTACCGGAGCCGCCGGTCATCGAGGATCTTCCGCCGATGCACGAGACCACCGACTTCCCGATGGGCGTCGCGATCGACAGCCGCGAGACGGTGGGCGCCGCCGCCCAACTGCTGACCCGGCACTTCAACAACATCACGCCGGAGAACCACATGAAGCCGGAGGCGTGGTACGACGCGGAGCGCAACTTCCGCCCGCACGACCAGGCGATCGCGCTGATGGACTTCGCCCGGACCAACAACCTCGGCGTCTACGGTCACGTACTGGTCTGGCACAGCCAGACTCCGGCATGGTTCTTCCAGGACGGGGCCGGCGCACCGCTCAGCACGTCGGCGGCCCACCAACAGGTCCTCCGCGACCGGCTGCGTACGCACGTCTTCGCCGTCGCCGAGTCGCTGAGTGACCGGTACGGTCCGTTCGGCTCCGCCACCAACCCGATGCGGGCCTTCGACGTCGTCAACGAGGTCGTCGCCGACAGCGGCGAGTTCAGCGACGGCCTGCGCCGCAGCGAGTGGTACCGGATCCTGGGCGAGGAGTACATCGACCTCGCGTTCCGGTACGCGGACGAGGCGTTCAACGACGTCCACGCGGTCGCCGGCGCCGACCCGGTCACTCTTTTCATCAACGACTACAACACCGAGCAGAGCGGCAAGCAGGGGCGGTACAAGGCGCTGGTGCAGCGGCTGATCGCGCGTGGGGTACCGGTCGACGGGGTGGGCCACCAGTTCCACGTGTCACTGTCCACCCCGGTCGCCAACCTCGGGACCGCGCTGGCGGCGTTCGAGGACCTGCCGGTGATCCAGGCCGTCACCGAACTCGACGTCACCACGGGTACCCCGGTGACCCAGGCGAACCTGATCGAGCAGGGCTACTACTTCCGGGACGCGTTCCGAGTCTTCCGGACGTACGCGGACGACCTGTTCGTGGTCACCGTGTGGGGCCTTACCGACGGCCGGTCCTGGCGGGTCGGCAACGGTGCCCCGCTCGTCTTCGACGACAACCTCCGGGCCAAGCCCGCCTACCACGGTGCGGTGGACGGCGAGCTTCCGGCCCGGCTGCGTACGGCGAACGTCTTCGCCGGCGACGTTGCCCTCTCCGACACCGCCACCACCGACCTGACCTGGAGCAAGCTTCCGTTGCACCCGGTGGAGGACCTGGCAAAGTTCCAGCTGCGCTGGGTCAAGGACCATCTGACGGCCTTCGTGACAGTCTCCGACGCCGCCGCCTCGGCCGGCGACCAGGTCAGCTTCGTGCTGGGTGAACGGACGTACACGGTTGCGCGGGACGGCAGCGGCGACGTACCCGCCGTGGCGAAGGAGCGGAGCGGTGGCTACGACATCGTCGCCCACCTGCCACTGACCGACGCGGCCGAGGGCGACACGCTCACCCTGGACGTCCGGGTCGGCAACGACGGTCGTACGGCCGCCTGGAACGCCCCGGGCACGCTGGGCACACTGGGTCTGGTCGAGGAACTGTCGTACCTGGAGGTCACCCAGGCCCGTACGGCGCCGGTGGTCGACGGCGCGGTGGACACCGCCTGGGCCGACGCCCGCGCGGTCAGCACCGCGAAGGCGGTCTCGGGCGCGGACGGCGCGATCGCCACGGTCCGCACCCTGTGGCGGGACCAGACGCTCTACGTGCTCGCCGAGGTCGCCGACCCGGTCGTGGACGTCTCCGGCTCCGACCCCTGGACCCGGGACTCGGTGGAGTTCTACGTCGACGGAGGCAACGTCAAGAACGGCCCCTACCGCTACGACGACACCCAGATCCGGATCAACGCGGACAACGGCGTCTCGTTCGGCACCGGTGACGAGGCGTTCCAGCGGGGCCGGCTGACCAGCGCGGCGGTCCGCACCGACACCGGGTACACCGTCGAGGCAGCGATCAGCCTGCTGGAGTACGGCGGCCTCGGCACGTTCCACGGCCTGGACTTCCAGGTCAACGACGCCACCGGCGGCGCTCGTACCGCGATCCGGAACTGGGCCGACCAGTTGGGTACCGGCTACCAGACCACCTCCCGCTGGGGAGTGGGTCGGTTGGTCGGCCCGGCCGACGGCAACGTCGACATCGTGGTCAAGAACTCCACCCAGTGGAACTCGGACAGCGGCGGCGGCTACTGCGCGACCATCGTCGCCACCAACAAGACCGACAAGCCCGTCGACTGGTACGGCTATGTCGAGCTCGGCGGCCAGATCTACACGGCCTGGAACTTCGAACGGCAGATCCAGGGCGACGGCAGCTACCGAATCCACGGCGGGAACTGGAACAAGACCCTGAAGCCGGGCGCCAGCACCTTCAGCGTGGGCTACTGCGCCAACCGGTGA
- a CDS encoding helix-turn-helix domain-containing protein, whose amino-acid sequence MEYVSRVPRPPLDGLIDDLYYLDGASPYALLTLPPAPSALLIVNLGAPFRIRGGTDIETAEYADGCVVTMPTRAWEFGYPLRTRSVGVHFKPWGLAPFLPMPAAELCDRPLTVEQIWGRPAIAELRDRLATADGPHEMLTLLEEELMRRLCETAGLGLVRHTSSVIAATSKGVAIGDLSVAAGVSSTHLAQRFKELIGVTPKRLARTYRFTATVFAINPAGPIDWGDLAYDAGYFDQAHFGHEFRAFTGLTPTRYVEVRRRFLREHPGHVLDGWPLPAD is encoded by the coding sequence GTGGAGTACGTGTCCAGAGTGCCGCGACCGCCGCTGGACGGGCTGATCGACGACCTTTACTACCTGGACGGTGCGTCGCCGTACGCCCTGCTGACGCTGCCGCCCGCGCCGTCGGCGCTGCTCATCGTCAACCTGGGGGCGCCGTTCCGCATCCGCGGCGGCACCGACATCGAGACGGCCGAGTACGCCGACGGCTGCGTGGTCACCATGCCCACCCGCGCGTGGGAGTTCGGCTACCCACTCCGGACCCGGTCAGTCGGCGTGCACTTCAAGCCGTGGGGGCTGGCGCCGTTCCTGCCGATGCCCGCGGCCGAGCTGTGTGACCGGCCGCTGACGGTAGAGCAAATTTGGGGTCGACCCGCCATTGCCGAGCTGCGAGACCGGCTGGCCACGGCCGACGGACCGCACGAGATGCTGACGCTGCTCGAGGAGGAGCTGATGCGACGGCTGTGCGAGACCGCCGGCCTGGGGCTGGTCCGCCATACGAGCAGCGTCATCGCGGCGACCAGCAAGGGCGTGGCGATCGGCGACCTGAGCGTGGCAGCCGGGGTCAGCAGCACTCATCTGGCACAGCGGTTCAAGGAGCTCATCGGCGTCACGCCGAAGCGGCTGGCCCGCACCTACCGCTTCACCGCCACCGTGTTCGCGATCAACCCCGCCGGACCGATCGACTGGGGCGACCTCGCCTATGACGCAGGCTACTTCGACCAGGCCCACTTCGGCCACGAGTTCCGGGCGTTCACCGGGCTCACGCCGACCCGGTACGTCGAAGTCCGGCGGCGGTTCCTGCGCGAACATCCCGGCCACGTGCTGGACGGCTGGCCGCTGCCGGCCGATTGA
- a CDS encoding dihydrofolate reductase family protein: MGKVVMYSSVSVDGFIADEDDQPGPLFDWLLSGDVPLDESGAVKVSQTSYDYTRPYWDQIGATIAGRHVFDMTDGWDGKPPSGIDHVVVVTHRPAPEGWDPEAPFHFVDGVEAAVAKAQELAGDRLVEVAAGDVGGQVLAAGLVDEVRMDVVPVVFGSGKRYFGSVDAQHLLEDPDVVIQGNRVLHLRYRVRR; the protein is encoded by the coding sequence GTGGGCAAGGTGGTCATGTACAGCTCGGTGTCAGTAGACGGTTTCATCGCGGACGAGGACGACCAGCCCGGACCGCTGTTCGACTGGTTGCTCAGCGGTGACGTCCCGTTGGACGAGAGCGGCGCGGTGAAGGTGTCACAGACGTCCTACGACTACACCCGGCCGTACTGGGACCAGATCGGGGCGACAATCGCCGGCCGCCATGTCTTCGACATGACGGACGGCTGGGACGGGAAGCCTCCGAGCGGGATCGACCACGTGGTCGTCGTGACGCACCGGCCGGCGCCCGAGGGCTGGGACCCCGAGGCGCCGTTTCACTTCGTCGACGGCGTCGAGGCAGCCGTGGCCAAGGCGCAGGAGCTTGCGGGTGACCGCCTGGTCGAGGTCGCCGCCGGCGACGTCGGTGGCCAGGTGCTTGCCGCGGGTCTGGTCGACGAGGTGCGCATGGACGTCGTACCCGTCGTGTTCGGGTCCGGCAAGCGCTACTTCGGGTCGGTCGACGCGCAACACCTGTTGGAGGATCCTGACGTGGTGATTCAGGGAAACCGGGTGCTTCACCTGCGCTATCGGGTGCGCCGTTGA
- a CDS encoding nitroreductase family protein — protein sequence MEFAEVIRRRRMVRHFADRPLSSDVIERILASALRAPSAGFSQGWAFLALTDAADRARFWPFVPTRVAQTPTMQDAPLVVVPLAHKAAYLSRYAEADKGWTDRSEARWSAPYWYVDTGMASLMMLLTAVDEGLGACFFGIMPMAGDDFDPEVEVPAHTAAFKAEFAIPDEYAPIGGICIGYRADDLPPQNPAIAGRRRGVESVIHHGQWGRQH from the coding sequence ATGGAGTTTGCTGAGGTGATCCGTCGTCGTCGGATGGTGCGGCACTTTGCCGACCGGCCGCTGAGTTCGGACGTCATCGAGAGGATCCTGGCCAGCGCGCTACGCGCGCCGTCGGCTGGTTTCTCGCAGGGCTGGGCCTTCCTTGCGCTCACCGATGCGGCCGACCGGGCCAGGTTCTGGCCATTCGTTCCCACCCGCGTCGCACAGACTCCGACGATGCAGGACGCGCCGCTCGTCGTGGTACCGCTCGCGCACAAGGCCGCGTACCTGTCCCGGTACGCCGAGGCCGACAAGGGCTGGACCGATCGGTCCGAAGCCCGCTGGTCGGCACCGTACTGGTATGTCGACACGGGCATGGCCTCGCTGATGATGCTGCTGACCGCCGTCGACGAGGGCCTGGGGGCCTGCTTCTTCGGCATCATGCCGATGGCGGGAGACGATTTCGATCCCGAGGTGGAGGTGCCCGCGCACACCGCCGCGTTCAAGGCCGAGTTCGCAATCCCCGACGAGTACGCGCCGATCGGCGGCATCTGTATCGGCTACCGCGCCGATGACCTGCCGCCACAGAACCCGGCCATCGCCGGACGCCGCCGTGGCGTCGAGAGTGTCATCCACCATGGACAGTGGGGCCGCCAGCACTGA